A stretch of the Streptomyces sp. NBC_00078 genome encodes the following:
- a CDS encoding IclR family transcriptional regulator, whose amino-acid sequence MARNIQSLERAAAMLRLLAGGERRLGLSDIASSLGLAKGTAHGILRTLQQEGFVEQDDASGRYQLGAELLRLGTTYLDVHELRARALVWTDDLARSSGESVYLGVLHQQGVLIVHHVFRPDDSRQVLEIGAMQPLHSTALGKVLSAYDPVAHSEAVEADRKPFTDRTVCGLEDFEHILDMSRARGYAADVEETWEGVASVAAPIHDRRRMPVGAVGITGAVERLCRDGELRPELIAAVRDCARAVSRDLGGGRF is encoded by the coding sequence ATGGCACGGAACATCCAGTCGCTCGAACGGGCGGCCGCGATGCTGCGGCTGCTCGCGGGCGGCGAGCGACGGCTCGGCCTCTCGGACATCGCCTCGTCACTGGGCCTCGCCAAGGGCACCGCCCACGGGATTCTGCGCACCCTCCAGCAGGAGGGCTTCGTCGAGCAGGACGACGCCTCCGGGCGCTATCAGCTGGGCGCCGAACTGCTGCGCCTGGGCACCACCTACCTCGATGTGCACGAGCTGCGGGCGCGGGCCCTGGTGTGGACGGACGACCTGGCCAGGTCCAGCGGGGAGAGCGTGTATCTCGGCGTCCTGCACCAGCAGGGCGTGCTGATCGTGCACCACGTCTTCCGGCCCGACGACAGCCGTCAGGTGCTGGAGATCGGGGCCATGCAGCCCCTGCACTCCACGGCCCTGGGCAAGGTCCTGTCGGCCTACGACCCGGTCGCGCACAGCGAGGCCGTCGAGGCCGACCGCAAGCCCTTCACCGACCGGACCGTGTGCGGGCTGGAGGACTTCGAGCACATCCTCGACATGTCGCGCGCGCGTGGTTACGCGGCCGACGTCGAGGAGACCTGGGAGGGCGTGGCGTCCGTCGCCGCGCCCATCCACGACCGGCGGCGGATGCCGGTGGGCGCGGTGGGCATCACCGGCGCCGTGGAGCGACTGTGCCGGGACGGAGAGCTGCGCCCCGAGCTGATCGCGGCGGTGCGGGACTGCGCCCGTGCGGTGTCGCGGGACCTGGGCGGCGGGCGGTTCTGA
- the metH gene encoding methionine synthase → MASSPLTPSADSRTRVSALREALATRVVVADGAMGTMLQAQDPTLDDFQQLEGCNEVLNVTRPDIVRSVHSEYFDAGVDCVETNTFGANLTALGEYDIPERVAELSEAGARIARETADEFAARDGRQRWVLGSMGPGTKLPTLGHTTFDVIRDAYQQNAEGLLAGGADALLVETTQDLLQTKASVLAARRAMETAGYEVPLIVSVTVETTGTMLLGSEIGAALTALEPLGIDMIGLNCATGPAEMSEHLRYLARHSRVQLSCMPNAGLPVLGRDGAHYPLTAPELADAQETFVREYGLSLIGGCCGTTPEHLRQVVERVRGTAPTERHPQPEPGAASLYQTVPFRQDTSYLAIGERTNANGSKKFRDAMLSGRWDDCVEMARDQIREGAHMLDLCVDYVGRDGVADMEELAGRFATASTLPIVLDSTEVPVIRAGLEKLGGRAVINSVNYEDGDGPESRFAKVTSLAQEHGAALIALTIDEVGQARTPEKKVEIAERLIEDLTGNWGIHESDILIDTLTFTICTGQEESRKDGVATIEAIRELKRRHPDVQTTLGLSNISFGLNPAARILLNSVFLDECVKAGLDSAIVHASKILPIARFSEEEVQTALDLIHDRRAEGYDPLQKLMALFEGATTKSLKAGRAEELAALPLDERLKRRIIDGEKNGLEADLDEALSTRKALDIVNETLLDGMKVVGELFGSGQMQLPFVLQSAEVMKTAVAHLEPHMEKSDDEGKGTIVLATVRGDVHDIGKNLVDIILSNNGYNVVNLGIKQPVSAILDAAEEHRADVIGMSGLLVKSTVIMKENLEELNQRGLAADFPVILGGAALTRAYVEQDLHEIYEGEVRYARDAFEGLRLMDALIGVKRGVPGAKLPELKQRRVRAASAVEVEERPEEGHVRSDVATDNRIPAPPFWDTRVIKGIQLKEYASWLDEGALFKGQWGLKQARTGEGPTYEELVETEGRPRLRGLLDRLQTDNLLEAAVVYGYFPCVSKDDDLIILDEHGNERTRFTFPRQRRGRRLCLADFFRPQEAGETDVVGLQVVTVGSRIGEETARMFEANAYRDYLELHGLSVQLAEALAEYWHARVRSELGFAGEDPSQMEDMFALKYRGARFSLGYGACPNLEDRAKIADLLQPERIGVHLSEEFQLHPEQSTDAIVIHHPEAKYFNAR, encoded by the coding sequence ATGGCCTCGTCGCCACTGACCCCTTCCGCCGACAGCCGGACCCGTGTGTCCGCGCTCCGTGAGGCGCTCGCCACCCGAGTGGTGGTCGCCGACGGAGCGATGGGCACCATGCTCCAGGCGCAGGACCCCACACTGGACGACTTCCAGCAGTTGGAGGGCTGCAACGAGGTCCTCAACGTGACCCGTCCGGACATCGTCCGCTCGGTGCACTCCGAGTACTTCGACGCGGGCGTCGACTGCGTGGAGACCAACACCTTCGGCGCGAACCTCACCGCCCTGGGTGAATACGACATTCCCGAGCGCGTCGCCGAACTGTCCGAGGCCGGTGCCCGCATCGCCCGCGAGACGGCGGACGAGTTCGCCGCGCGCGACGGCCGCCAGCGCTGGGTGCTGGGCTCGATGGGCCCCGGCACCAAGCTGCCCACCCTCGGCCACACCACCTTCGATGTCATCCGTGACGCGTACCAGCAGAACGCCGAGGGCCTGCTCGCCGGCGGCGCCGACGCGCTGCTGGTGGAGACCACCCAGGACCTGCTGCAGACCAAGGCCTCCGTCCTGGCCGCCCGCCGGGCCATGGAGACGGCCGGGTACGAGGTCCCGCTCATCGTGTCGGTGACGGTCGAGACGACCGGCACCATGCTGCTCGGCTCGGAGATCGGCGCCGCGCTCACCGCGCTGGAACCGCTCGGCATCGACATGATCGGGCTGAACTGCGCCACCGGACCGGCCGAGATGAGCGAGCACCTGCGCTACCTGGCCCGCCACTCGCGCGTTCAGCTGTCCTGCATGCCCAACGCGGGCCTGCCGGTCCTCGGCCGCGACGGCGCCCACTACCCGCTCACGGCGCCGGAGCTCGCCGACGCCCAGGAGACCTTCGTACGCGAGTACGGCCTCTCCCTCATCGGCGGCTGCTGCGGCACCACCCCCGAGCATCTGCGCCAGGTCGTCGAGCGGGTCCGAGGTACCGCCCCGACCGAGCGGCACCCGCAGCCCGAACCGGGCGCCGCCTCCCTCTACCAGACGGTGCCGTTCCGCCAGGACACCTCGTACCTGGCCATCGGCGAGCGCACCAACGCCAACGGCTCGAAGAAGTTCCGCGACGCCATGCTGTCCGGCCGCTGGGACGACTGCGTGGAGATGGCCCGCGACCAGATCCGCGAGGGCGCCCACATGCTGGACCTCTGCGTGGACTACGTCGGCCGCGACGGCGTCGCCGACATGGAGGAGCTGGCCGGCCGCTTCGCCACCGCCTCCACCCTGCCGATCGTCCTTGACTCCACCGAGGTCCCCGTCATCCGCGCCGGGCTGGAGAAGCTCGGCGGCCGCGCGGTCATCAACTCCGTCAACTACGAGGACGGCGACGGTCCGGAGTCCCGCTTCGCGAAGGTCACCAGCCTCGCGCAGGAGCACGGCGCCGCACTGATCGCGCTGACCATCGACGAGGTGGGTCAGGCCCGCACTCCCGAGAAGAAGGTCGAGATCGCCGAACGGCTGATCGAAGACCTGACCGGCAACTGGGGCATCCACGAGTCGGACATCCTCATCGACACCCTGACCTTCACCATCTGCACCGGCCAGGAGGAGTCCCGCAAGGACGGCGTCGCCACCATCGAGGCGATCCGCGAACTCAAGCGCCGGCACCCCGACGTACAGACCACGCTGGGTCTGTCGAACATCTCCTTCGGCCTCAACCCGGCCGCCCGCATCCTGCTCAACTCCGTCTTTCTCGACGAATGCGTCAAGGCGGGCCTGGACTCGGCGATCGTCCATGCGTCGAAGATCCTGCCGATCGCCCGGTTCAGCGAGGAGGAGGTGCAGACGGCCCTCGACCTGATCCACGACCGTCGCGCCGAGGGGTACGACCCGCTGCAGAAGCTGATGGCCCTGTTCGAGGGGGCCACCACCAAGTCCCTGAAGGCGGGCCGGGCCGAGGAACTGGCCGCCCTCCCGCTGGACGAGCGCCTCAAGCGCCGCATCATCGACGGCGAGAAGAACGGCCTGGAGGCCGACCTCGACGAGGCCCTGAGCACCCGTAAGGCCCTGGACATCGTCAACGAGACGCTCCTGGACGGCATGAAGGTCGTCGGCGAGCTGTTCGGCTCCGGCCAGATGCAGCTGCCGTTCGTGCTCCAGTCCGCCGAGGTCATGAAGACCGCGGTGGCCCACCTCGAACCGCACATGGAGAAGTCCGACGACGAGGGCAAGGGCACCATCGTCCTCGCGACCGTGCGCGGCGACGTGCACGACATCGGCAAGAACCTCGTCGACATCATCCTGTCCAACAACGGCTACAACGTCGTCAACCTCGGCATCAAGCAGCCGGTCTCAGCGATCCTCGACGCTGCCGAGGAGCACCGGGCCGACGTGATCGGCATGTCGGGGCTGCTGGTCAAGTCCACGGTGATCATGAAGGAGAACCTGGAGGAGCTCAACCAGCGCGGCCTGGCGGCGGACTTCCCGGTCATCCTCGGCGGCGCGGCCCTCACGCGCGCGTACGTCGAGCAGGACCTGCACGAGATCTACGAGGGCGAAGTCCGCTACGCCCGCGACGCGTTCGAGGGTCTGCGTCTGATGGACGCGCTGATCGGCGTCAAGCGCGGGGTGCCCGGGGCGAAGCTGCCCGAGCTCAAGCAGCGCCGGGTGCGGGCGGCTTCGGCCGTCGAGGTCGAGGAGCGCCCGGAGGAGGGCCACGTCCGCTCCGACGTCGCCACCGACAACCGCATCCCCGCCCCGCCCTTCTGGGACACCCGCGTGATCAAGGGCATCCAGCTCAAGGAGTACGCGAGCTGGCTGGACGAGGGCGCGCTGTTCAAGGGCCAGTGGGGTCTCAAGCAGGCCCGCACCGGCGAGGGGCCGACGTACGAGGAGCTGGTCGAGACCGAGGGCCGGCCGCGGCTGCGCGGTCTGCTGGACCGGCTGCAGACCGACAACCTGCTGGAAGCGGCCGTCGTCTACGGCTACTTCCCGTGCGTCTCCAAGGACGACGACCTGATCATCCTGGACGAGCACGGCAACGAACGCACCCGCTTCACCTTCCCGCGCCAGCGCCGCGGCCGCAGGCTGTGCCTCGCCGACTTCTTCCGCCCTCAGGAGGCGGGGGAGACCGATGTCGTCGGCCTCCAGGTCGTCACCGTCGGTTCGCGGATCGGCGAGGAGACGGCGCGGATGTTCGAGGCGAACGCCTACCGCGACTACCTCGAACTGCACGGCCTGTCGGTGCAGTTGGCCGAGGCGCTCGCCGAGTACTGGCACGCACGCGTGCGGTCGGAGCTCGGCTTCGCCGGTGAGGACCCGAGCCAGATGGAGGACATGTTCGCTCTGAAGTACCGGGGCGCCCGCTTCTCCCTCGGCTACGGAGCCTGCCCCAACCTGGAGGACCGCGCCAAGATCGCCGACCTGCTCCAGCCGGAGCGCATCGGCGTCCACCTCTCCGAGGAGTTCCAGCTGCACCCCGAGCAGTCCACGGACGCGATCGTGATCCACCACCCGGAGGCGAAGTACTTCAACGCCCGCTGA
- the glpK gene encoding glycerol kinase GlpK, whose product MTDAHTAGPFIAAIDQGTTSSRCIVFDRDGRIVSVDQKEHEQIFPKPGWVEHNANEIWTNVQEVVAGAVQKAGITRDDIKAIGITNQRETTLLWDKNTGEPVHNAIVWQDTRTDALCKELGRNVGQDRFRRETGLPLASYFAGPKARWLLDNVEGLRERAEAGDILFGTMDSWVIWNLTGGVNGGRHVTDVTNASRTMLMNLHTMEWDDKIAESIGVPLAMLPEIRSSAEVYGEISGGKLGDLLGGIPVASALGDQQAALFGQTCFAEGEAKSTYGTGTFLLMNTGHKPVNSYNGLLTTVGYRIGEEKAVYALEGSIAVTGSLVQWMRDQMGLISTAAEIETLALTVEDNGGAYFVPAFSGLFAPYWRSDARGVIAGLTRYVTKAHLARAVLEATAWQTREITDAMTKDSGVELAAIKVDGGMTSNNLLMQTLSDFVDAPVVRPMVAETTCLGAAYAAGLAVGFWTSTDDLRANWRRAAEWTPNMAAEKRDREYKSWLKAVERTMGWLEDDES is encoded by the coding sequence GTGACCGACGCGCACACCGCCGGCCCCTTCATCGCCGCGATCGACCAGGGCACCACCTCCAGCCGCTGCATCGTGTTCGACCGGGACGGCCGTATCGTCTCCGTCGACCAGAAGGAGCACGAGCAGATCTTCCCGAAGCCGGGCTGGGTCGAGCACAACGCCAACGAGATCTGGACGAACGTCCAGGAGGTCGTCGCCGGAGCCGTCCAGAAGGCCGGCATCACCCGTGACGACATCAAGGCCATCGGCATCACCAACCAGCGTGAGACCACGCTGCTCTGGGACAAGAACACCGGTGAGCCCGTCCACAACGCCATCGTCTGGCAGGACACCCGCACCGACGCCCTGTGCAAGGAGCTGGGCCGCAACGTCGGCCAGGACCGCTTCCGCCGCGAGACCGGCCTCCCGCTGGCCTCGTACTTCGCGGGCCCCAAGGCCCGCTGGCTGCTCGACAACGTCGAGGGCCTGCGCGAGCGCGCCGAGGCGGGCGACATCCTCTTCGGCACCATGGACAGCTGGGTCATCTGGAACCTGACCGGTGGTGTCAACGGCGGCCGGCACGTCACCGACGTCACCAACGCCTCCCGCACCATGCTGATGAACCTGCACACCATGGAGTGGGACGACAAGATCGCCGAGTCCATCGGCGTCCCGCTGGCGATGCTGCCGGAGATCCGCTCCTCCGCCGAGGTGTACGGCGAGATCAGCGGCGGCAAGCTGGGCGACCTGCTCGGCGGCATCCCGGTCGCCTCCGCGCTCGGCGACCAGCAGGCGGCCCTGTTCGGCCAGACCTGTTTCGCGGAGGGCGAGGCCAAGTCGACGTACGGCACCGGCACCTTCCTGCTGATGAACACCGGTCACAAGCCGGTCAACTCGTACAACGGCCTGCTGACCACGGTCGGCTACCGCATCGGTGAAGAGAAGGCCGTCTACGCCCTGGAGGGCTCGATCGCCGTCACCGGTTCGCTGGTGCAGTGGATGCGGGACCAGATGGGCCTGATCTCCACCGCCGCCGAGATCGAGACCCTCGCGCTCACGGTCGAGGACAACGGCGGCGCCTACTTCGTGCCGGCCTTCTCCGGTCTGTTCGCCCCGTACTGGCGCTCCGACGCCCGCGGTGTGATCGCCGGCCTCACCCGGTACGTCACCAAGGCGCACCTCGCGCGCGCCGTCCTGGAGGCCACGGCCTGGCAGACCCGTGAGATCACCGACGCCATGACGAAGGACTCCGGCGTCGAGCTCGCGGCGATCAAGGTCGACGGCGGTATGACCTCCAACAACCTGCTGATGCAGACGCTCTCGGACTTCGTGGACGCCCCCGTGGTGCGCCCGATGGTCGCCGAGACCACCTGCCTCGGTGCCGCTTACGCCGCCGGTCTCGCCGTCGGCTTCTGGACCAGCACCGACGACCTGCGTGCCAACTGGCGCCGGGCCGCCGAATGGACCCCCAACATGGCCGCGGAGAAGCGCGACCGTGAGTACAAGAGCTGGCTCAAGGCCGTGGAGCGGACCATGGGCTGGCTCGAGGACGACGAGAGCTGA
- a CDS encoding glycerol-3-phosphate dehydrogenase/oxidase has product MTSQSTLQSVPALGTRPASASNPSRAETREQLSKASYDLLVIGGGILGISTAWHAAQSGLRVALVDAGDFAGATSSASSKLLHGGLRYLQTGAVKLVAENHFERRAVSRQVAPHLANPLTFYLPVYKGGPHGAAKLGAGVFAYSALSAFGDGVGHLLSPAKAAQDVPELRTDNLKAVAVYGDDQMNDARMALMTVRAAVEAGAVVLNHAEVTGLRFTKGRVTGADLRDRTSGDEFGVNARLVLNATGPWVDHLRRMEDPNAAPSIRLSKGAHLVLKRTSPWKAALATPIDKYRITFALPWEDMLLLGTTDEEFEGDPADVAVNEKDISQILDEAAFSVRDQQLSRDLITYSFAGLRVLPGGPGDTAKAKRETVVTEGRAGMLSVAGGKWTTFRHIGRTVMQKLEALPGAPLGDDFEPISSLPKKLPLPGVANPRAVAHRLLVDNPGPGPRMAADTAKHLATHYGSLAFDIARLANDNPELAGRVHPDAPEIWAQVVYARDNEWAESPDDVLRRRTTLTIRGLATDDVRAKVQDLLDKK; this is encoded by the coding sequence ATGACCAGTCAGTCCACCCTGCAGTCCGTGCCTGCCCTGGGTACGCGCCCGGCCTCCGCCTCGAACCCGAGCCGAGCCGAGACCCGGGAGCAGCTCTCCAAGGCGTCGTACGACCTTCTCGTGATCGGCGGCGGCATCCTGGGCATCTCCACCGCCTGGCACGCCGCGCAGTCCGGCCTCAGGGTGGCTCTGGTCGACGCCGGCGACTTCGCCGGCGCCACCTCGTCCGCCTCCTCCAAGCTGCTCCACGGCGGTCTGCGATACCTGCAGACCGGCGCGGTGAAGCTGGTGGCGGAGAACCACTTCGAGCGCCGTGCGGTGTCTCGCCAGGTGGCCCCCCACCTGGCGAACCCGCTCACGTTCTACCTCCCCGTGTACAAGGGCGGGCCGCACGGCGCTGCGAAGCTCGGGGCGGGCGTCTTCGCCTACTCCGCGCTCTCCGCGTTCGGTGACGGCGTGGGCCACCTCCTCTCCCCCGCCAAGGCGGCGCAGGACGTGCCCGAGCTGCGCACCGACAACCTCAAGGCCGTCGCGGTCTACGGCGACGACCAGATGAACGACGCGCGCATGGCGCTGATGACGGTCCGTGCGGCCGTCGAGGCGGGCGCGGTCGTCCTCAACCACGCCGAGGTGACCGGCCTGAGGTTCACCAAGGGCCGGGTGACCGGTGCCGACCTGCGCGACCGCACCTCCGGCGACGAATTCGGCGTCAACGCCCGTCTGGTGCTCAACGCGACCGGCCCGTGGGTCGACCACCTGCGCCGCATGGAGGACCCGAACGCCGCCCCTTCGATCCGGCTGTCGAAGGGCGCGCATCTGGTCCTGAAGCGGACGTCCCCGTGGAAGGCCGCGCTCGCGACCCCGATCGACAAGTACCGCATCACCTTCGCCCTCCCCTGGGAGGACATGCTCCTGCTCGGCACGACCGACGAGGAGTTCGAGGGCGACCCGGCGGACGTCGCGGTCAACGAGAAGGACATATCCCAGATCCTGGACGAGGCCGCGTTCTCGGTCCGCGACCAGCAGCTGTCCCGTGACCTCATCACGTACTCCTTCGCGGGTCTGCGCGTGCTGCCGGGCGGCCCCGGCGACACGGCGAAGGCCAAGCGCGAGACCGTGGTGACGGAAGGCCGTGCCGGGATGCTGTCCGTCGCGGGCGGCAAGTGGACGACCTTCCGGCACATCGGCCGTACGGTCATGCAGAAGCTGGAGGCGCTGCCGGGCGCTCCGCTGGGTGACGACTTCGAGCCGATCTCGTCCCTGCCGAAGAAGCTGCCGCTTCCCGGCGTCGCCAACCCGCGCGCGGTCGCGCACCGCCTGCTGGTCGACAACCCCGGGCCGGGTCCGCGTATGGCGGCCGACACCGCCAAGCACCTTGCCACGCACTACGGTTCGCTGGCCTTCGACATCGCCCGTCTGGCCAACGACAACCCGGAGCTGGCCGGGCGCGTCCACCCCGACGCCCCGGAGATCTGGGCGCAGGTCGTCTACGCCCGGGACAACGAGTGGGCCGAGTCGCCGGACGACGTGCTGCGCCGTCGTACGACGCTGACGATCCGGGGGCTGGCGACGGACGACGTCCGCGCGAAGGTCCAGGACCTGCTCGACAAGAAGTAG
- a CDS encoding MIP/aquaporin family protein, protein MSSSDIFIGETIGTAILILLGGGVCAAVTLKASKARNAGWLAITFGWGFAVLTAVYTSAPLSGAHLNPAVTLALAIKDGDWGNVPVYWAGQLLGAAIGASLVWVAYYGQFHAHLTDKEIVGGPGAQATKVKAVEAQEAGAGPVLGIFSTGPEIRVVWQNLATEIIGTIVLVLAVLTQGLNDSGKGLGTLGALITALVVVSIGLSLGGPTGYAINPARDLGPRIVHALLPLPNKGRSDWSYAWIPVVGPLIGGAIAAGIYNVAFA, encoded by the coding sequence GTGTCCAGCTCCGACATCTTCATCGGCGAGACCATCGGTACCGCCATACTCATCCTGCTCGGCGGCGGCGTCTGCGCCGCCGTGACGCTGAAGGCCTCCAAGGCCCGTAACGCCGGCTGGCTGGCCATCACCTTCGGGTGGGGCTTCGCGGTACTCACGGCGGTCTACACGTCGGCGCCGCTCTCCGGCGCCCACCTGAACCCGGCTGTGACGCTCGCACTCGCGATCAAGGACGGCGACTGGGGCAACGTCCCGGTGTACTGGGCCGGACAGCTGCTCGGCGCCGCGATCGGCGCGAGCCTGGTCTGGGTCGCCTACTACGGGCAGTTCCACGCGCACCTCACCGACAAGGAGATCGTCGGCGGTCCGGGTGCGCAGGCCACGAAGGTCAAGGCCGTCGAGGCCCAGGAGGCGGGCGCCGGCCCGGTGCTGGGCATCTTCTCCACCGGCCCGGAGATCCGCGTCGTGTGGCAGAACCTCGCCACGGAGATCATCGGCACGATCGTGCTGGTGCTGGCCGTCCTCACGCAGGGCCTGAACGACAGCGGCAAGGGCCTCGGCACGCTGGGCGCCCTGATCACCGCACTCGTGGTCGTCTCGATCGGTCTGTCCCTCGGCGGCCCGACCGGCTACGCGATCAACCCGGCCCGTGACCTCGGCCCGCGCATCGTGCACGCCCTGCTCCCCCTGCCCAACAAGGGCAGGTCCGACTGGAGCTACGCCTGGATCCCGGTGGTCGGTCCGCTGATCGGCGGCGCCATCGCTGCAGGCATCTACAACGTCGCTTTTGCTTAA
- a CDS encoding HAD family phosphatase: protein MTSTVPALGTRTAEGSALQAVLLDMDGTLVDTEGFWWDVEVEIFAGLGHVLDDSWRHVVVGGPMTRSAGFLIEATGADIAMAELTVLLNQGFEDRIDRALPLMPGAARLLAELFEYEIPTALVSASHRRIIDRVIGSLGAHHFALSVAGDEVPRTKPHPDPYLAAAAGLGVDPARCAVIEDTATGVAAAEAAGCHVVAVPSVAPIAPAVRRTVVTSLEDVDLAFLRGLITA from the coding sequence ATGACCAGTACGGTCCCCGCGCTCGGAACCCGTACGGCCGAAGGCTCAGCCCTGCAGGCCGTGCTCCTCGACATGGACGGAACCCTGGTGGACACCGAGGGCTTCTGGTGGGACGTCGAGGTCGAGATCTTCGCGGGCCTCGGCCACGTCCTCGACGACTCCTGGCGCCATGTCGTGGTCGGCGGCCCCATGACCCGCAGCGCGGGGTTCCTCATCGAGGCCACCGGCGCCGACATCGCCATGGCCGAGCTCACGGTCCTGCTCAACCAGGGTTTCGAGGACCGCATCGACCGGGCCCTGCCACTGATGCCGGGCGCCGCCAGGCTGCTCGCCGAGCTGTTCGAGTACGAGATCCCCACTGCCCTGGTCTCCGCCTCCCACCGGCGCATCATCGACCGGGTGATCGGCTCGCTCGGAGCCCACCACTTCGCCCTGTCGGTCGCCGGCGACGAGGTGCCGCGCACCAAGCCGCACCCCGACCCCTACCTGGCCGCCGCCGCAGGACTCGGCGTGGATCCGGCCAGATGCGCGGTCATCGAGGACACCGCGACCGGCGTCGCCGCGGCCGAGGCCGCGGGCTGCCACGTCGTCGCGGTCCCCTCGGTGGCCCCCATCGCCCCCGCCGTCCGGCGCACCGTCGTCACCTCTCTCGAAGACGTCGACCTGGCATTCCTGCGCGGACTGATCACCGCCTGA
- a CDS encoding ABC transporter substrate-binding protein, protein MNRKTLVLPAVVGLLAPVLAACGGSDSGSSGGDAITVGTTDAFTATKDAPAPLDPAYAYDVGTWNILRQTVQTLMIQPKGEGDPVPEAAQSCGFTDSGNERYACKLRDGLKFSNGDKVTAADVKYSIDRARAIKADSGVFALLSTIDTVETQGDNEVIFHLKTADATFPYKLSTPVAGIVNPDDYEKNKLRDGFDVDGSGPYTLSAEVKNDAIVKATFTKNPNYQGTLKVNNSKVDMLSYADADKMGTALDKGDIDVMTRTMTPEQIQKLSDDSDPNVDLVELAGLEIRYLAFNTNAPSVKTKAVRQAMAQLINRGELVSKVYGTQAEPLYSLVPASITGHSNSFFNKYGDPSTAKAKALLTDANITSPVKLTLHYTTDHYGSATKKEFEILQKQLNGSGLFDVSIQGAPWSTFVPAERKGQYDVWGMGWFPDFPDPDNYLAPFLDKDNFLKSPYRNSKIINSLIPASRREADRIAASSNLTEIQDIVADDVPILPLWQGKQYVAARDDVTGTAYALNSSSTLQLWELGRGVSG, encoded by the coding sequence ATGAACCGCAAGACTTTGGTGCTGCCGGCCGTGGTCGGCCTGCTCGCACCCGTGCTCGCCGCGTGTGGGGGTTCCGACAGTGGCAGCAGCGGTGGGGACGCGATCACCGTCGGTACCACCGACGCCTTCACCGCCACCAAGGACGCACCGGCGCCGCTCGATCCGGCGTACGCGTACGACGTCGGCACCTGGAACATCCTGCGCCAGACCGTGCAGACCCTGATGATCCAGCCGAAGGGTGAGGGAGACCCCGTGCCCGAGGCCGCGCAGAGCTGCGGTTTCACCGACTCGGGCAACGAGCGCTACGCCTGCAAGCTGCGTGACGGCCTGAAGTTCTCCAATGGCGACAAGGTCACCGCGGCCGACGTGAAGTACTCCATCGACCGCGCCCGCGCCATCAAGGCCGACTCCGGCGTGTTCGCCCTGCTGTCCACCATCGACACCGTCGAGACGCAGGGTGACAACGAGGTCATCTTCCACCTCAAGACCGCGGACGCCACGTTCCCGTACAAGCTGTCGACTCCGGTCGCGGGCATCGTCAACCCCGACGACTACGAGAAGAACAAGCTGCGCGACGGCTTCGACGTCGACGGCTCCGGCCCGTACACCCTTTCGGCCGAGGTCAAGAACGACGCGATCGTCAAGGCCACCTTCACCAAGAACCCCAACTACCAGGGGACGCTGAAGGTGAACAACTCCAAGGTCGACATGCTCTCGTACGCGGACGCCGACAAGATGGGCACCGCGCTCGACAAGGGTGACATCGACGTCATGACCCGCACCATGACGCCCGAGCAGATCCAGAAGCTGTCCGACGACTCGGACCCGAACGTCGACCTGGTCGAGCTGGCCGGCCTCGAGATCCGCTACCTCGCCTTCAACACCAACGCCCCGAGCGTGAAGACCAAGGCCGTCCGCCAGGCGATGGCCCAGCTGATCAACCGCGGCGAGCTGGTCTCCAAGGTGTACGGCACCCAGGCCGAGCCGCTGTACTCGCTCGTCCCGGCGAGCATCACCGGCCACTCCAACTCGTTCTTCAACAAGTACGGCGACCCGAGCACCGCCAAGGCCAAGGCCCTGCTGACGGATGCCAACATCACCAGCCCGGTCAAGCTGACGCTGCACTACACGACCGACCACTACGGCTCGGCCACCAAGAAGGAATTCGAGATCCTTCAGAAGCAGCTCAACGGCAGCGGCCTGTTCGACGTCAGCATCCAGGGCGCGCCCTGGTCGACGTTCGTCCCGGCCGAGCGCAAGGGTCAGTACGACGTCTGGGGCATGGGCTGGTTCCCGGACTTCCCGGACCCGGACAACTACCTGGCGCCGTTCCTCGACAAGGACAACTTCCTCAAGTCGCCGTACCGGAACAGCAAGATCATCAACAGTCTGATCCCGGCGTCCCGCCGTGAGGCCGACCGCATCGCGGCCTCCTCCAACCTCACCGAGATCCAGGACATCGTCGCCGACGACGTCCCGATCCTCCCGCTGTGGCAGGGCAAGCAGTACGTGGCCGCCCGCGACGACGTGACGGGAACCGCCTATGCTCTCAACTCCTCCTCGACCCTTCAGTTGTGGGAGCTCGGCCGTGGAGTGAGCGGCTGA